One genomic window of Quercus lobata isolate SW786 chromosome 9, ValleyOak3.0 Primary Assembly, whole genome shotgun sequence includes the following:
- the LOC115959150 gene encoding receptor-like protein 53 isoform X2: protein MEASFRSLSFLSLFLAFLFLPNFFFFCTGLSDLRCIDTERHALLTFKQDLIDPLNRLSSWTVDGDCCHWLGVVCHNLTGHVDELHLRTSYPEGDFENGEQYEAYRRTMFGGFVGLIPHQLGNLSNLLYLNLKSSSVSSLYVNNLEWLSGLPLLQHLDMSFVNLSKASDWLQLTNTLPS from the exons ATGGAGGCTTCCTTCAGATCCCTTtcattcctttcccttttccttgcctttctctttcttcctaacttcttcttcttctgcacCGGACTTTCTGACCTTCGTTGCATCGATACCGAGCGACACGCCCTTCTCACCTTCAAGCAAGACCTTATTGATCCATTAAATCGACTCTCCTCTTGGACTGTTGATGGGGATTGCTGTCACTGGCTTGGTGTTGTCTGCCACAACCTTACTGGTCATGTAGATGAACTCCATCTCAGAACCTCTTATCCTGAAGGTGATTTTGAAAATGGAGAACAATATGAAGCTTATCGGCGGACAATGTTTGGTG GATTTGTGGGACTCATACCTCATCAACTTggaaatctctccaatttgctCTATCTCAATCTCAAAAGTTCTAGTGTTTCTAGTTTATATGTGAATAACCTTGAATGGCTTTCTGGTCTTCCTTTGCTACAACATCTCGATATGAGTTTTGTTAATCTTAGCAAAGCCTCTGATTGGCTACAACTCACAAACACACTCCCTTCCTAG
- the LOC115959150 gene encoding receptor-like protein EIX2 isoform X1 — protein sequence MNWNNLVVLNLGNNNFSGSIPASIGSLTNLNSLHLCNNTFSGILPSSLKSCEELVIIDVAENRFAGNIPSWIGHRCTSLMVLSLRSNYFHGHIPKELCALTSLQILDLSHNKLSGSIPRCVKNFRAMATNNISNEHLNSYRASIRYGEILPLESALLVIKGSIREYNTILQLVKSIDFSKNNLLGEIPKEVTSLQELQSLNLSCNFLNGSIPMNIGTMVLLESIDFSMNHLSGKIPSSMSSLTFLSHLNLSNNNLSGKIPLSTQLQSLAASSFIGNNLCGPPLKDNCTVNGVKPNYENTTSKDTNGLEVDWFYVSMALGFVVGFWGVCSSLLLNKPWRIMYFQFLDHLGYKLKSIVSL from the coding sequence ATGAATTGGAACAACTTGGTGGTCTTGAATTTGGGGAACAACAATTTCAGTGGCAGTATTCCAGCATCCATAGGATCTTTGACTAACCTTAATTCTTTGCACCTATGCAACAACACATTCTCTGGGATATTACCATCATCTTTGAAAAGTTGTGAAGAGTTGGTAATTATTGATGTTGCTGAAAATAGGTTTGCTGGAAACATACCTTCATGGATTGGGCATAGATGTACAAGCTTGATGGTTCTTAGCCTTCGCTCAAACTATTTCCATGGTCACATACCAAAAGAACTATGTGCTCTAACTTCACTCCAAATATTAGACCTTTCACATAATAAGCTATCTGGAAGCATACCTAGAtgtgttaaaaattttagagcCATGGCcacaaataatatttcaaatgagCACTTGAATTCTTATCGTGCTAGTATTCGGTATGGTGAAATTCTCCCACTTGAAAGTGCATTGCTAGTGATAAAAGGGAGCATTCGAGAGTATAACACCATTCTCCAACTGGTAAAAAGTATAGACTTTTCCAAGAACAATTTATTAGGAGAGATCCCCAAAGAAGTGACCAGTCTTCAAGAATTACAATCATTGAATTTGTCATGTAATTTCTTGAATGGAAGTATACCTATGAATATAGGTACTATGGTACTATTGGAATCTATTGATTTCTCTATGAACCATCTTTCAGGTAAAATTCCCTCAAGCATGTCAAGTTTGACATTTTTAAGTCATTTGAACTTGTCAAACAACAATTTGTCGGGGAAAATCCCTTTAAGTACTCAGCTACAAAGCCTCGCTGCATCGAGTTTTATTGGAAACAATCTTTGTGGACCACCACTTAAGGACAATTGTACTGTAAATGGTGTAAAACCCAACTATGAAAACACTACGAGTAAAGATACTAATGGACTTGAAGTGGATTGGTTCTATGTGAGCATGGCACTTGGATTTGTGGTTGGGTTTTGGGGTGTTTGTAGTTCTTTACTATTGAACAAGCCATGGAGAATAATGTACTTTCAATTCCTAGATCACTTAGGGTATAAGCTTAAGAGTATTGTTTCATTGTAA